In one window of Streptomyces sp. FXJ1.172 DNA:
- a CDS encoding proline-rich domain-containing protein, with protein MTDTPGWASPGSAPSSEGREPGASGPAEPAGRPGETEPAPQPGSDPQGPGPKWSKEQPPPGQWSAPTGTPDSHEAPPSGPGWGGRQPGAAGPGGHGRGYAGPPGGHGGPRAGYGGHGTPGGYGAWGSGWGGPPPAAKPGVIPLRPLGVGEILDGAVSTMRAHWRTVLGISLVVALIMDVSMVLLQGFVLNDVAVQNTFGDPNATPSQALHALRDTMIGAGVVSVIRTVAIIVATALLTTITSRAVLGRTVTTRESWREARPQILKLFGLLILLGLIFAGVVLAGALPGLLALLAGGSDNTGSALFSLGILAACGVTVWLWIRFYLAVPALMLERQGIVKSLKRSAKLVRGSWWRIFGIMLLTLLITGIVSAIITIPFTAIGAAVSGQSVDNVLGTSGGHVGWTALIISGIGALIGTALTLPISAGVTVLLYIDQRIRREALDLELARAAGVEGHGTGAPGSVPGS; from the coding sequence ATGACAGACACTCCGGGCTGGGCCTCGCCCGGATCCGCCCCGTCGTCCGAGGGGCGGGAACCCGGCGCGTCCGGCCCCGCCGAGCCTGCCGGCCGCCCCGGCGAGACCGAGCCCGCGCCGCAGCCGGGCTCGGACCCGCAGGGGCCAGGCCCGAAGTGGTCCAAGGAGCAGCCGCCACCGGGGCAGTGGTCCGCCCCCACCGGTACCCCGGACTCGCACGAGGCACCGCCGTCCGGCCCCGGCTGGGGCGGGCGGCAGCCCGGCGCCGCGGGCCCCGGCGGACACGGGCGCGGCTACGCGGGCCCGCCCGGTGGCCACGGAGGACCGCGCGCCGGCTACGGCGGACACGGCACCCCCGGCGGCTACGGAGCCTGGGGCAGCGGCTGGGGCGGTCCCCCGCCGGCGGCCAAGCCCGGTGTCATTCCGCTGCGCCCCCTCGGCGTCGGCGAGATCCTCGACGGCGCCGTCTCCACCATGCGCGCCCACTGGCGCACGGTGCTCGGCATCTCGCTGGTCGTCGCGCTGATCATGGACGTCAGCATGGTCCTGCTGCAGGGCTTCGTCCTGAACGACGTCGCCGTCCAGAACACGTTCGGCGACCCCAACGCAACCCCCTCCCAAGCGCTCCACGCCCTGCGCGACACCATGATCGGCGCCGGCGTCGTCTCGGTGATCCGCACGGTCGCCATCATCGTCGCGACCGCCCTGCTCACCACCATCACCAGCCGGGCGGTCCTCGGCAGGACGGTCACCACGCGCGAGAGCTGGCGCGAAGCCCGGCCGCAGATCCTGAAGCTGTTCGGTCTGCTCATCCTGCTGGGCCTGATCTTCGCCGGCGTGGTGCTGGCCGGTGCACTGCCCGGCCTGCTCGCCCTGCTCGCCGGTGGCAGCGACAACACCGGATCGGCACTGTTCTCCCTGGGCATCCTCGCAGCCTGCGGCGTCACGGTATGGCTGTGGATCCGCTTCTACCTGGCCGTACCCGCCCTGATGCTGGAGCGGCAGGGCATCGTCAAGTCCCTGAAGCGCTCGGCGAAGCTCGTGCGCGGCTCCTGGTGGCGCATCTTCGGCATCATGCTGCTCACCCTCCTCATCACGGGCATCGTCTCGGCGATCATCACCATCCCCTTCACCGCCATCGGAGCCGCCGTGAGCGGCCAGAGCGTGGACAACGTGCTCGGCACGAGCGGCGGACACGTCGGCTGGACGGCCCTGATCATCAGCGGGATCGGCGCGCTGATCGGCACCGCGCTCACGCTCCCCATCAGCGCGGGCGTCACCGTGCTCCTCTACATCGACCAGCGCATCCGCCGCGAGGCCCTCGATCTCGAACTGGCCCGCGCCGCCGGTGTCGAGGGCCACGGCACCGGCGCACCCGGTTCCGTCCCGGGGAGCTGA
- the mtrB gene encoding MtrAB system histidine kinase MtrB: protein MSGDSAASAPGRSGARPGRPVGRTAGARFRRLFEGGLLQGGAQGSPVLRLFLRWVRRPLLPVMRLWRRNIQLRVVATTLLMSLGVVLLLGFVVIGQVRNGLLDAKVKASQSQATGGFAVAKQKADEAASGAATGTNATAGTGDGTSTADGRQSQNVIQWMSDLVESLSSGGAGAFDVVTLPVGDDSGGGRSPRGSGNVNPTSSVPADLRERVNSGMTAAQSYTRIVYSNGKEPQPALVIGKQVNDPNGRPYELYYLFPLTQEEKSLSLVKGTLATAGLFVVVLLGAIAWLVVRQVVTPVRMAAGIAERLSAGRLQERMKVTGEDDIARLGEAFNKMAQNLQVKIQQLEDLSRMQRRFVSDVSHELRTPLTTVRMAADVIHEAREDFDPVTARSAELLADQLDRFESLLADLLEISRFDAGAAALEAEPIDLREVVRRVVSGAEPLAERKGTHIRVIGDQQPVVAEADARRVERVLRNLVVNAVEHGEGKDVIVKLASAGGAVAVAVRDYGVGLKPGEATRVFSRFWRADPARARTTGGTGLGLSIALEDARLHGGWLQAWGEPGGGSQFRLTLPRTADEPLRGSPIPLEPKDSRRNRGLDEAGLPGGSGEKRATVPVQQGGAQVPALPPRAPIAPRLSGVTPAADPTALPGNGNGARVVPRPTGGARRPDDGSAAGPAADAGAAPQQDPAAAQDSTEPGEAFRGR from the coding sequence ATGTCCGGGGACAGCGCCGCTTCGGCCCCCGGCCGGTCCGGGGCCCGTCCGGGGCGGCCTGTCGGCCGGACCGCCGGTGCGCGGTTCAGGCGTCTTTTCGAGGGCGGGCTGCTGCAGGGCGGGGCCCAGGGCAGCCCGGTCCTCAGGTTGTTCCTGCGCTGGGTGCGCCGTCCGCTGCTGCCGGTGATGCGGCTGTGGCGGCGCAACATCCAGCTCAGGGTCGTCGCCACGACCCTGCTGATGTCGCTGGGTGTCGTGCTGCTGCTGGGCTTCGTCGTGATCGGGCAGGTGCGCAACGGCCTGCTGGACGCCAAGGTGAAGGCCTCGCAGAGCCAGGCCACCGGCGGCTTCGCGGTGGCCAAGCAGAAGGCGGACGAGGCGGCGAGCGGGGCCGCCACGGGTACGAACGCGACGGCCGGCACCGGTGACGGCACCTCGACAGCGGACGGACGGCAGTCGCAGAACGTCATCCAGTGGATGAGCGATCTCGTGGAGTCCCTGTCCAGCGGTGGCGCGGGCGCCTTCGACGTGGTGACGCTGCCCGTCGGCGACGACAGCGGCGGCGGACGCAGCCCGCGCGGTTCCGGGAACGTCAACCCGACCTCCAGCGTGCCCGCCGATCTGCGCGAGCGGGTCAACAGCGGGATGACGGCCGCCCAGAGCTACACCCGGATCGTCTACTCCAACGGCAAGGAGCCGCAGCCTGCGCTGGTCATCGGCAAGCAGGTCAACGACCCCAACGGGCGGCCGTACGAGCTGTACTACCTCTTCCCGCTCACGCAGGAGGAGAAGTCCCTGAGCCTGGTCAAGGGCACCTTGGCGACCGCCGGGCTGTTCGTCGTCGTCCTGCTCGGTGCCATCGCCTGGCTGGTGGTGCGCCAGGTCGTCACGCCGGTGCGGATGGCGGCCGGGATCGCGGAGCGGCTGTCCGCCGGGCGGCTGCAGGAGCGGATGAAGGTCACCGGCGAGGACGACATCGCACGCCTCGGTGAGGCCTTCAACAAGATGGCGCAGAACCTCCAGGTGAAGATCCAGCAGCTGGAGGACCTGTCGCGGATGCAGCGCCGGTTCGTGTCGGACGTCTCGCACGAGCTGCGCACCCCGCTGACGACCGTCCGGATGGCCGCCGACGTCATCCATGAGGCGCGCGAGGACTTCGACCCGGTGACCGCGCGGTCGGCGGAGCTGCTCGCCGACCAGCTGGACCGGTTCGAGTCGCTGCTCGCGGACCTGCTGGAGATCAGCCGTTTCGACGCGGGCGCGGCGGCACTGGAGGCCGAGCCGATAGACCTCAGGGAGGTCGTCCGGCGCGTGGTCAGCGGTGCCGAGCCGCTCGCCGAGCGCAAGGGCACGCACATACGCGTGATCGGCGACCAGCAGCCCGTCGTCGCGGAAGCGGACGCCCGCCGCGTGGAACGCGTGCTGCGCAACCTCGTGGTCAACGCCGTGGAGCACGGCGAGGGCAAGGACGTCATCGTCAAGCTGGCCTCGGCCGGCGGCGCGGTCGCCGTCGCGGTGCGCGACTACGGCGTAGGACTCAAGCCGGGCGAGGCGACACGCGTCTTCAGCCGCTTCTGGCGGGCGGACCCGGCACGCGCGCGTACCACCGGGGGAACGGGCCTCGGGCTGTCCATCGCTCTGGAGGACGCGCGGCTGCACGGCGGCTGGCTGCAGGCCTGGGGAGAGCCGGGCGGCGGCTCACAGTTCCGGCTGACGCTGCCGAGGACCGCAGACGAGCCGCTGCGCGGCTCGCCGATACCGCTGGAGCCCAAGGACTCGCGCCGCAACCGGGGCCTCGACGAGGCCGGTCTGCCCGGCGGGAGCGGGGAGAAACGGGCGACCGTTCCGGTTCAGCAGGGCGGCGCTCAGGTGCCCGCGCTGCCGCCGCGCGCGCCGATCGCGCCGCGGCTGTCCGGTGTCACCCCGGCCGCCGATCCGACCGCCCTGCCCGGCAACGGCAACGGCGCGCGCGTGGTGCCCCGGCCCACCGGTGGCGCGCGGCGCCCGGACGACGGGTCCGCCGCAGGCCCCGCGGCCGACGCGGGCGCGGCCCCGCAGCAGGATCCGGCCGCAGCGCAGGACTCGACCGAGCCAGGGGAGGCATTTCGTGGGCGCTGA
- a CDS encoding DUF4129 domain-containing protein — protein sequence MSFTGGVLTSAAGSGIGGTVVRGLLRAPDTALLVAGGSGDGPPVTTPRDPAREAARRELAKRMYHENDPGLFQRALNAFWDWLDRLFGSAASATPGGTLGLIVVVLFVVAVLAALWWRLGTPRRQPASAAVLFDDRPRSAAEHRAASEAHAVQGHWNQAVQERMRAIVRSLEERALLDVRPGRTADEAAAEAGRSLPAHTDRLTAAARQFDDVTYGGRGASEESYHRIAELDHDLERARPALAHSATSTAHNARQGAAE from the coding sequence GTGAGCTTCACGGGGGGAGTTCTCACGTCGGCGGCCGGTTCCGGCATCGGCGGCACGGTCGTACGCGGCCTGCTGCGCGCGCCGGACACGGCACTCCTGGTGGCCGGCGGTTCGGGGGACGGGCCGCCCGTGACCACCCCGCGCGATCCCGCACGGGAAGCGGCCCGGCGCGAGCTGGCCAAGCGGATGTACCACGAGAACGATCCCGGCCTGTTCCAACGCGCCTTGAACGCGTTCTGGGACTGGCTCGACCGGCTGTTCGGCTCGGCCGCCTCGGCGACGCCCGGCGGCACGCTCGGCCTGATCGTCGTGGTCCTGTTCGTCGTAGCCGTCCTGGCCGCCCTGTGGTGGCGCCTGGGCACCCCCCGCCGCCAACCCGCCTCCGCCGCCGTCCTGTTCGACGACCGTCCCCGCAGCGCCGCCGAGCACCGCGCGGCCAGCGAGGCGCACGCGGTCCAGGGCCACTGGAACCAGGCCGTCCAGGAACGCATGCGGGCCATCGTCCGCTCCCTGGAGGAACGGGCCCTGCTCGACGTCCGCCCCGGCCGCACCGCCGACGAGGCGGCCGCCGAGGCCGGCCGCAGCCTCCCCGCGCACACGGACCGACTCACGGCTGCCGCCCGGCAGTTCGACGACGTGACGTACGGTGGACGCGGCGCGAGCGAGGAGTCGTACCACCGCATCGCCGAACTCGACCACGACCTGGAACGCGCCAGGCCCGCCCTCGCCCACAGCGCCACCAGCACCGCCCACAACGCCCGCCAGGGGGCCGCCGAGTGA
- the mtrA gene encoding two-component system response regulator MtrA: MMSFMKGRVLVVDDDTALAEMLGIVLRGEGFEPSFVADGDKALAAFRETKPDLVLLDLMLPGRDGIEVCRLIRAESGVPIVMLTAKSDTVDVVVGLESGADDYIVKPFKPKELVARIRARLRRSEEPAPEQLTIGDLVIDVAGHSVKRDGQSIALTPLEFDLLVALARKPWQVFTREVLLEQVWGYRHAADTRLVNVHVQRLRSKVEKDPERPEIVVTVRGVGYKAGPS, from the coding sequence ATGATGTCGTTTATGAAGGGACGAGTCCTTGTCGTCGACGACGACACCGCACTGGCCGAGATGCTCGGCATTGTGCTGCGTGGTGAAGGTTTTGAGCCGTCTTTCGTAGCCGACGGCGACAAGGCGCTGGCCGCTTTCCGGGAGACCAAGCCCGACCTGGTGCTCCTCGATCTGATGCTGCCCGGCCGGGACGGCATCGAGGTGTGCCGGCTGATCCGGGCGGAGTCCGGGGTGCCGATCGTGATGCTCACGGCCAAGAGCGACACCGTCGATGTCGTCGTGGGCCTGGAGTCGGGCGCCGACGACTACATCGTCAAGCCGTTCAAGCCCAAGGAGCTGGTCGCCCGGATCCGGGCGCGGCTGCGGCGGTCGGAGGAGCCGGCGCCGGAGCAGCTCACCATCGGTGACCTGGTCATCGACGTGGCGGGGCACTCGGTGAAGCGGGACGGGCAGTCGATCGCGCTGACCCCGCTGGAGTTCGACCTGCTGGTCGCCCTCGCGCGCAAGCCGTGGCAGGTGTTCACGCGTGAGGTGCTGCTCGAGCAGGTGTGGGGCTATCGGCACGCCGCCGACACGCGGCTCGTCAATGTGCACGTCCAGCGGCTGCGTTCCAAGGTCGAGAAGGACCCGGAGCGCCCGGAGATCGTGGTGACCGTCCGTGGTGTCGGTTACAAGGCCGGACCGAGCTGA
- a CDS encoding DUF58 domain-containing protein produces MALTGRAALLAALGSIPVGILEPGWTGILAVNGPLALACACDFALAAPVRRLVLARSGDTSARLGETAEVTLTITNPSRRPLRAQLRDAWPPSSWQPGTEIGASRHRLTIPSGERRRVTTRLRPTRRGDHQADRVTIRSYGPLGLFSRQGAHKVPGTVRVLPPFTSRKHLPSKLARLRELDGRTSVLTRGEGTEFDSLREYVPGDDTRSIDWRATARQSAVAVRTWRPERDRHILLVLDTGRTSAGRVGDAPRLDASMDAALLLAALASRAGDRVALLGYDRRVRALVHGGSAGDVLPALVNAMATLEPELVETDARGLIASALRMAPRRSLIVVFTALDAAPVEQGLLPVLPQLTQRHTVLVASVADPHIARMARARGTTEAVYEAAAAARAQSERQHTAEQLRRHGVTVVDATPEDLAPALADAYLALKAAGRL; encoded by the coding sequence ATGGCACTCACCGGACGCGCCGCCCTCCTCGCGGCCCTGGGCTCGATCCCCGTCGGCATCCTGGAACCCGGCTGGACCGGCATCCTCGCGGTCAACGGCCCCCTGGCCCTGGCCTGCGCCTGCGATTTCGCACTCGCCGCCCCCGTACGACGTCTCGTCCTGGCCCGCTCCGGCGACACCTCCGCACGCCTCGGCGAGACCGCCGAGGTCACGCTCACGATCACGAACCCGTCCCGCCGCCCCCTGCGGGCACAGCTGAGGGACGCGTGGCCGCCGAGCAGCTGGCAGCCCGGCACCGAGATCGGGGCCTCTCGGCACCGCTTGACCATTCCCTCGGGTGAGCGCAGGCGCGTGACGACGAGACTGCGCCCCACCCGCCGCGGCGACCACCAGGCCGACCGCGTCACGATCCGCTCCTACGGCCCCCTCGGCCTGTTCTCCCGCCAAGGCGCCCACAAGGTGCCCGGGACTGTACGAGTTCTTCCCCCGTTCACCAGCCGAAAGCACCTGCCCTCGAAACTCGCCCGATTGCGTGAACTCGACGGCCGCACCAGCGTGCTCACACGCGGTGAGGGAACCGAGTTCGACAGCCTGCGCGAGTACGTCCCCGGCGACGACACCCGCTCGATCGACTGGCGAGCCACCGCCCGCCAGTCCGCTGTCGCCGTCCGCACCTGGCGCCCCGAACGCGACCGGCACATCCTTCTGGTCCTGGACACCGGCCGAACTTCCGCCGGCCGCGTGGGCGACGCACCACGCCTCGACGCCTCCATGGACGCGGCCCTGCTCCTCGCGGCACTCGCCTCCCGGGCCGGCGACCGCGTGGCCCTCCTGGGGTACGACCGCCGGGTACGCGCCCTGGTTCACGGCGGCTCCGCAGGCGACGTACTGCCGGCCCTGGTCAACGCGATGGCCACGCTCGAACCGGAACTCGTCGAAACCGACGCTCGCGGTCTCATCGCGTCAGCACTCCGTATGGCCCCTCGTCGTTCCCTCATCGTCGTGTTCACCGCACTCGACGCCGCACCGGTGGAACAGGGCCTGCTCCCGGTACTTCCGCAGCTCACTCAGCGGCACACGGTTCTGGTCGCCTCGGTGGCCGATCCGCACATCGCACGCATGGCCAGGGCTCGAGGCACCACGGAGGCGGTGTACGAGGCCGCGGCGGCGGCTCGGGCACAGAGCGAACGTCAGCACACCGCGGAGCAGCTCCGTCGCCATGGAGTGACGGTGGTGGACGCGACTCCGGAAGATCTGGCACCGGCGCTGGCGGACGCGTATCTCGCCCTGAAGGCGGCGGGCCGGCTCTGA
- the mtnA gene encoding S-methyl-5-thioribose-1-phosphate isomerase, producing MADQQARTDGDKRPTGIPVIRWEEPPEGPVLVLLDQTRLPAEEVELVCTDASALVEAIRSLAVRGAPLLGIAGAYGVALAAARGFEVAEAAQALESARPTAVNLSVGVRRARTAHQAALAKTGDPAAAAAAALAAARTLHREDAEASARMAAHGLALLEELQPGGGHRVLTHCNSGSLVSGGEGTAFAVALQAHREGRLRRLWVDETRPLLQGARLTAYEAARSGMAYTLLTDNAAGSLFAAGEVDAVLIGADRIAADGSVANKVGSYPLAVLARYHHVPFIVVAPVTTIDLDTPDGASIEVEQRPGFEVTEVTAPQVPVTGAGGGIPVAPLGTQAYNPAFDVTPPELVTAIVTEEGTVSPVTAEALGALCASSRQVTI from the coding sequence ATGGCTGATCAGCAGGCGCGAACCGATGGGGACAAGCGGCCGACCGGAATACCCGTTATCCGATGGGAGGAACCACCCGAAGGTCCTGTGCTGGTCCTTCTCGACCAGACGCGACTCCCGGCCGAAGAGGTCGAGCTGGTGTGCACGGACGCGTCGGCGCTGGTGGAGGCGATCCGTTCGCTCGCCGTGCGCGGGGCGCCGCTGCTGGGGATCGCGGGGGCGTACGGCGTCGCGCTCGCCGCCGCGCGGGGCTTCGAGGTGGCCGAGGCGGCGCAGGCGCTCGAGAGCGCCCGGCCCACCGCGGTGAACCTGTCCGTCGGCGTGCGCCGGGCCCGGACAGCGCACCAAGCGGCGCTGGCAAAGACCGGTGATCCCGCCGCGGCGGCCGCGGCGGCGCTGGCTGCCGCACGGACGCTGCATCGCGAGGATGCCGAGGCCAGTGCCCGGATGGCGGCTCACGGTCTGGCGCTTCTGGAGGAGCTGCAACCCGGCGGTGGACACCGGGTCCTCACGCACTGCAACAGCGGTTCGCTGGTGTCGGGCGGGGAGGGCACGGCCTTCGCGGTGGCCCTGCAGGCACACCGGGAGGGGCGGCTGCGGCGGCTGTGGGTGGACGAAACGCGCCCGTTGCTGCAAGGTGCTCGCCTGACGGCGTACGAAGCGGCCCGCAGCGGCATGGCGTACACCTTGCTCACCGACAACGCGGCCGGTTCCCTGTTCGCGGCGGGCGAGGTGGACGCGGTGCTGATCGGGGCGGACCGGATCGCGGCCGACGGTTCGGTGGCGAACAAGGTGGGGAGCTATCCGCTCGCTGTGCTGGCGCGGTACCACCATGTGCCGTTCATCGTGGTGGCGCCGGTGACGACGATCGATCTGGACACCCCCGACGGGGCGTCCATCGAGGTCGAGCAGCGCCCCGGCTTTGAGGTGACCGAGGTCACAGCACCCCAGGTGCCGGTGACGGGAGCAGGAGGCGGGATTCCGGTGGCACCCCTGGGGACCCAGGCGTACAACCCGGCGTTCGACGTGACGCCGCCCGAGCTGGTGACGGCCATCGTCACCGAGGAGGGGACCGTTTCACCCGTGACGGCTGAGGCTCTTGGGGCGCTGTGTGCCAGCTCACGCCAGGTAACGATTTAG
- a CDS encoding DUF4350 domain-containing protein, with translation MTAEATLTTTSTAPTARQMWTRARGITLAAVLLLAAAVAMAAVRSTTRHGELDPRSADPHGSRAIAQLLSDRGVSTRVVTTLDAARAAVGPDTTLLVAVPDLLTERQQLELHESIAASGGRTVLVAAGSWSVERLAPGVIADPATSSRNTLAPDCSLPEARRAGSADTGGIRYTTTHLDADTCYPSQRLATLLRIPAASGGGDTVVLGAPDILHNDRLDKQGNASLALQLLGSRPHLVWYLPSLSDTSATRTGDQQNLRDLLPSGWLWGTLQLFIAAALAACWRARRFGPLVPERLPVAIRASETAEGRARLYRRADARDRAATALRSATRTRLAPLIGVPVTQAHAPEALLPALSAHLDGDGQALHSLLFGPPPGDDAALIALTDQLDALEREVRRP, from the coding sequence GTGACCGCCGAGGCCACCCTGACGACCACCTCCACGGCGCCCACCGCCCGTCAGATGTGGACCCGCGCGCGCGGCATCACGCTCGCCGCCGTCCTGCTTCTCGCAGCGGCCGTCGCCATGGCCGCCGTACGCTCCACCACGCGGCACGGCGAGCTGGACCCGCGCTCCGCCGACCCCCACGGCAGCCGCGCGATCGCTCAACTCCTCTCGGACCGCGGCGTTTCCACGCGGGTGGTCACCACCCTCGACGCGGCACGCGCCGCCGTCGGCCCGGACACCACCCTCCTGGTCGCCGTACCCGATCTTCTGACGGAGCGTCAACAGCTCGAGCTGCACGAATCGATCGCGGCCTCCGGGGGCCGCACCGTCCTGGTCGCAGCCGGCAGCTGGTCCGTCGAGCGGCTCGCCCCCGGGGTCATCGCGGACCCCGCCACCAGCAGCCGCAACACCCTCGCCCCCGACTGCAGCCTCCCCGAGGCGCGGCGCGCCGGCAGCGCCGACACCGGTGGCATCCGCTACACCACCACCCACCTCGACGCCGACACCTGCTACCCCAGCCAGCGCCTCGCCACCCTGCTGCGCATCCCCGCCGCATCCGGAGGCGGCGACACCGTCGTGCTCGGCGCGCCCGACATCCTCCACAACGACCGTCTCGACAAGCAGGGCAACGCCTCGCTCGCCCTGCAACTCCTCGGCTCCCGCCCCCATCTGGTCTGGTACCTCCCCTCGCTCTCCGACACCTCGGCCACCCGCACAGGCGACCAGCAGAACTTGCGCGACCTGCTCCCCTCGGGCTGGCTCTGGGGCACCCTCCAGCTCTTCATCGCAGCCGCCCTCGCCGCCTGCTGGCGGGCCCGCCGCTTCGGCCCCCTCGTACCCGAAAGACTCCCCGTCGCGATCCGCGCCTCAGAAACCGCCGAAGGCCGCGCCCGCCTCTATCGCAGAGCAGACGCCCGCGACCGCGCAGCCACCGCTCTTCGCTCCGCCACCCGCACCCGGCTCGCCCCCCTCATCGGCGTCCCCGTCACCCAGGCGCACGCGCCCGAGGCCCTGCTCCCCGCCCTGTCCGCCCACCTCGACGGCGACGGACAAGCCCTGCACTCCCTCCTCTTCGGACCGCCGCCCGGCGACGACGCGGCCCTCATCGCACTCACCGACCAGCTCGACGCCCTCGAAAGAGAGGTACGCCGTCCATGA
- a CDS encoding AAA family ATPase — protein sequence MAPTTDNAGNTGDPDTARASLEALRAEIAKAVVGQDPAVTGLVVALLCRGHVLLEGVPGVAKTLLVRTLASALELDTKRVQFTPDLMPSDVTGSLVYDTRTAEFSFQEGPVFTNLLLADEINRTPPKTQSSLLEAMEERQVTVDGTPRPLPEPFLVAATQNPVEYEGTYPLPEAQLDRFLLKLTIPLPSRQDEIDVLTRHASGFNPRDLRAAGVRPVAGAADLEAARAAVAKTNVSPEITAYVVDICRATRESPSLALGVSPRGATALLATSRAWAWLTGRDYVIPDDVKALALPTLRHRIQLRPEAEMEGVTADSVINAVLAHVPVPR from the coding sequence ATGGCCCCGACCACTGACAACGCCGGGAACACCGGGGACCCGGACACCGCCCGGGCCTCTCTGGAGGCCCTGCGCGCCGAGATCGCCAAAGCCGTGGTCGGCCAGGACCCCGCCGTGACCGGCCTCGTCGTCGCCCTCCTCTGCCGCGGACACGTACTGCTGGAAGGAGTCCCCGGAGTCGCCAAGACGTTGCTCGTCCGCACCCTGGCATCGGCACTCGAACTCGACACCAAACGCGTCCAGTTCACCCCCGACCTGATGCCGAGCGACGTCACCGGCTCCCTCGTCTACGACACCCGCACCGCCGAGTTCTCCTTCCAGGAGGGTCCGGTCTTCACCAACCTCCTCCTCGCGGACGAGATCAACCGCACACCGCCCAAGACCCAGTCCTCCCTCCTCGAGGCCATGGAGGAGCGCCAGGTCACGGTCGACGGCACCCCGCGCCCGCTTCCCGAACCGTTCCTGGTCGCCGCGACGCAGAACCCCGTCGAGTACGAGGGCACCTATCCCCTCCCGGAAGCCCAACTGGACCGCTTCCTGCTCAAACTGACGATCCCTCTGCCGTCCCGCCAGGACGAGATCGACGTGCTCACCCGCCACGCCTCCGGCTTCAACCCGCGCGACCTGCGCGCCGCCGGCGTACGCCCCGTCGCCGGCGCCGCCGACCTGGAAGCGGCCCGCGCCGCGGTCGCCAAGACGAACGTGTCCCCCGAGATCACCGCCTACGTCGTCGACATCTGTCGCGCCACCCGCGAGTCGCCCTCCCTCGCCCTCGGTGTCTCCCCGCGCGGCGCGACCGCCCTCCTGGCCACCTCACGCGCGTGGGCATGGCTGACCGGCCGCGACTACGTGATCCCCGACGACGTCAAGGCGCTCGCCCTGCCCACCCTGCGGCACCGGATCCAGCTGCGCCCCGAAGCCGAGATGGAAGGCGTGACGGCCGACTCCGTCATCAACGCCGTCCTCGCCCACGTCCCGGTCCCCCGCTGA